One region of Stigmatella erecta genomic DNA includes:
- a CDS encoding PAS domain S-box protein, which produces MGGSSEFPQQGRVWLLEDSPAQAAHARGLLEPHYRVETFTDGDSMLEALAQASPPPDTLLLDWQLPGTSGLEVCRFVRQLHGETALPILMLTVRGARTDLVEGLAAGANDYVAKPYDDAELLARVRTLVRIHQQAEALRVREEWFSTTLHSIGDAVIATDAAGCITFLNPVAVSVTGWSWEEVRGRPLASIFRIVNEYTRLPVENPVERVLREGHVVGLANHTLLIRKDGSEVPIDDSAAPIRDTKGTLMGVVLVFRDISDKKLAETERTLALDDARTAREFAEKSLEETREANAALSASEERFALAFRATQDAIWDWNLVTNTVSWNPGISSLFGYAARDVGSDAAWRLRHIHPDDQQRVLHSLQAVISSPHSQNWYAEYRYLRADGTHAFVKDRGFVVRDAVRNAVRMVGAMQDTTAQRRSLEALREREELFRGLLDATAEGLWGMDADGRCIFANPACLRLLGYSSVEEILGHDIHALTRHTRADGTPCTPETCGILIALATGHHVGMDNETLCRKDGQRLHVRYQANPLMRDQQVIGAVVSFEDISMRKTMEKERERLTREAEKLHQRTQALLVAEMAARRDAEKAREFEQYLAGIVSHDLRNPLGVILMSAQVLLRQDELDGRMLKSITRIRNSAELASRMVRDLLDFTQARVGRGLPIQPGRLDMHAFVRQVAEEVGLSTPEREVHILAEGDGEGEWDPDRITQLVVNLLTNALKYSPAQSPVTVRTVGEPDAVTLEVHNGGAPIPAAAQALLFQPLQRATSQWDKQGRSVGLGLYIVESIARAHGGTVAMESTAEAGTTFRVRLPRHTPPKAPG; this is translated from the coding sequence ATGGGCGGGAGCAGTGAGTTCCCCCAGCAGGGACGGGTCTGGTTACTGGAGGACAGTCCCGCCCAGGCCGCGCATGCGCGCGGCCTGCTGGAGCCGCACTACCGCGTGGAGACGTTCACGGATGGCGACTCCATGCTGGAGGCGCTGGCCCAGGCCTCTCCCCCGCCGGACACCCTGCTGCTCGACTGGCAGTTGCCGGGTACCTCCGGCCTGGAGGTCTGCCGCTTCGTCCGCCAGCTGCACGGCGAGACGGCCCTGCCCATCCTCATGCTGACGGTGCGCGGCGCGCGCACGGACCTCGTCGAGGGGCTGGCGGCGGGGGCCAACGACTACGTGGCCAAGCCCTATGACGACGCGGAGCTGCTCGCCCGGGTGCGGACGCTGGTGCGCATCCATCAGCAGGCCGAGGCGCTGCGCGTGCGCGAGGAGTGGTTCTCCACCACGCTGCACAGCATCGGGGATGCCGTCATCGCCACGGACGCGGCCGGCTGCATCACCTTCCTCAACCCCGTGGCGGTCTCCGTGACGGGCTGGAGCTGGGAGGAGGTCCGCGGCCGTCCACTCGCCAGCATCTTCCGCATCGTCAACGAGTACACGCGCCTGCCGGTGGAGAACCCCGTGGAGCGCGTGCTGCGCGAGGGGCACGTGGTGGGGCTGGCCAACCACACGCTGCTCATCCGCAAGGACGGCAGCGAGGTGCCCATCGACGACAGCGCGGCGCCCATCCGGGACACCAAGGGCACGCTGATGGGCGTGGTGCTCGTCTTCCGGGACATCAGCGACAAGAAGCTGGCGGAGACCGAGCGCACCCTGGCGCTCGACGATGCGCGCACGGCCCGGGAGTTCGCCGAGAAGTCGCTCGAGGAGACGCGGGAGGCCAACGCGGCCCTGAGCGCCTCCGAGGAGCGCTTCGCGCTGGCGTTCCGGGCCACCCAGGATGCCATCTGGGACTGGAACCTGGTGACGAACACGGTGAGCTGGAACCCGGGCATCTCCAGCCTCTTTGGCTACGCCGCCCGGGACGTGGGCTCCGATGCGGCGTGGCGCCTGCGGCACATTCACCCGGATGACCAGCAGCGGGTCCTCCACAGCCTCCAGGCCGTCATCAGCTCCCCGCACAGCCAGAACTGGTACGCCGAGTACCGGTACCTGCGCGCCGATGGCACCCATGCCTTCGTGAAGGACCGGGGGTTCGTCGTCCGGGACGCGGTGCGCAACGCGGTGCGCATGGTGGGCGCCATGCAGGACACGACCGCCCAGCGCCGCTCGCTCGAGGCGCTGCGCGAGCGCGAGGAGCTGTTCCGGGGCCTGCTGGACGCCACCGCCGAGGGGCTCTGGGGCATGGACGCGGATGGCCGCTGCATCTTCGCCAACCCCGCGTGCCTGCGCCTGCTCGGGTACTCCTCCGTGGAGGAGATTCTCGGCCACGACATCCATGCCCTGACGCGCCACACCCGGGCCGATGGCACCCCGTGCACCCCGGAGACGTGCGGCATCCTCATCGCGCTCGCCACCGGGCACCACGTGGGCATGGACAACGAGACCCTCTGCCGCAAGGACGGCCAGCGCCTGCACGTGCGCTACCAGGCCAACCCGTTGATGCGGGACCAGCAGGTCATCGGGGCGGTGGTGTCCTTCGAGGACATCAGCATGCGCAAGACAATGGAGAAGGAGCGCGAGCGGCTGACGCGGGAGGCGGAGAAGCTCCACCAGCGGACGCAGGCCCTGCTCGTGGCCGAGATGGCCGCGCGCCGGGACGCGGAGAAGGCGCGCGAGTTCGAGCAGTACCTGGCCGGCATCGTCAGCCACGACCTGCGCAACCCCCTGGGCGTCATCCTCATGAGCGCCCAGGTGCTGCTGCGCCAGGATGAGCTGGACGGCCGGATGCTCAAGTCCATCACGCGCATCCGCAACAGCGCGGAGCTGGCCTCGCGCATGGTGAGGGACTTGCTGGACTTCACCCAGGCGCGCGTGGGGCGCGGCCTGCCCATCCAGCCGGGCCGGCTCGACATGCATGCGTTCGTGCGGCAGGTGGCCGAGGAGGTGGGGCTCAGCACCCCCGAGCGTGAAGTGCACATCCTCGCGGAGGGCGACGGCGAGGGCGAGTGGGATCCCGACCGCATCACCCAGCTGGTGGTGAACCTGCTGACCAACGCGCTCAAGTACAGCCCCGCCCAGAGCCCCGTCACGGTGAGGACCGTGGGCGAGCCGGACGCCGTCACCCTGGAGGTCCACAACGGGGGAGCGCCCATCCCGGCGGCGGCGCAGGCCCTGCTGTTCCAGCCCCTGCAGCGCGCCACCAGCCAGTGGGACAAGCAGGGGCGCAGCGTGGGGCTGGGCCTCTACATCGTGGAGAGCATCGCCCGGGCCCATGGCGGCACCGTGGCCATGGAGTCCACGGCGGAGGCGGGCACCACCTTCCGCGTGCGCCTGCCCCGCCACACGCCGCCCAAGGCCCCGGGCTGA
- the radA gene encoding DNA repair protein RadA, whose protein sequence is MAKAKTHYSCQACGYQSAKWLGKCPDCGAWSSLMEETEAKPDDKRPAWGASGGAAKPVLLKDVSGEVEARRRTGIAEFDRVLGGGVVSGSLVLLGGDPGIGKSTLLLAALDRLARHGPVLYVSGEESLRQTKMRAERLRVEGQAIHLFAETDADRVLSAAEALKPLALVVDSIQTMYLPELGSAPGSITQVREVAGRLMAYAKRTGVPTFLVGHVTKEGSIAGPRVLEHMVDTVLYFEGERGHPFRILRAHKNRFGSTNEIGVFEMKGLGLVEVPDPSALFLAERPAGKAGSVVTSTLNGTRPLLVEVQALVAPTGYGTARRTAIGVDGNRVALLAAVLEKKEDIPLVGCDLFVNVAGGMQLSEPACDLAVCAALVSSLQNRPLDPHTLVLGEVGLAGEVRAVGQVEPRLAEAAKMGFQRVVLPSGSARRLEETKLKVVGVETLGEALSAMFD, encoded by the coding sequence ATGGCGAAGGCAAAGACACACTACTCCTGCCAGGCGTGCGGGTATCAGTCGGCGAAGTGGCTCGGCAAGTGCCCCGACTGTGGCGCGTGGAGCTCGCTCATGGAGGAGACCGAGGCCAAGCCGGACGACAAGCGCCCGGCGTGGGGCGCCTCTGGCGGGGCCGCCAAGCCGGTGCTCCTCAAGGACGTGAGCGGCGAGGTGGAGGCGCGGCGGCGCACCGGCATCGCCGAGTTCGACCGGGTGCTGGGCGGCGGCGTGGTGAGCGGCTCGCTCGTGCTCCTGGGCGGAGACCCGGGCATCGGCAAGTCCACCCTGCTGCTGGCCGCGCTGGACCGGCTGGCCCGCCACGGGCCGGTGCTCTACGTCTCCGGCGAGGAGAGCCTGCGGCAGACGAAGATGCGCGCCGAGCGGCTGCGCGTGGAGGGCCAGGCCATCCACCTGTTCGCGGAGACGGACGCGGACCGGGTGCTGAGCGCCGCCGAGGCGCTCAAGCCCCTGGCGCTGGTGGTGGACTCCATCCAGACGATGTACCTGCCGGAGCTGGGCAGCGCGCCGGGCAGCATCACCCAGGTGCGGGAGGTGGCCGGGCGGCTGATGGCCTACGCCAAGCGGACCGGGGTGCCCACCTTCCTCGTGGGCCACGTGACGAAGGAGGGCTCCATCGCGGGCCCCCGCGTGCTGGAGCACATGGTGGACACCGTCCTCTACTTCGAGGGCGAGCGCGGCCACCCCTTCCGCATCCTCCGGGCCCACAAGAACCGCTTCGGCTCCACCAACGAGATCGGCGTCTTCGAGATGAAGGGGCTGGGGCTGGTGGAGGTGCCGGACCCCTCTGCCCTCTTCCTCGCGGAGCGCCCCGCGGGCAAGGCCGGCAGCGTCGTCACCTCCACGCTCAACGGCACCCGGCCGCTGCTGGTGGAGGTGCAGGCGCTCGTGGCCCCCACGGGCTACGGCACCGCCCGCCGCACGGCGATCGGCGTGGATGGCAACCGCGTGGCGCTGCTGGCCGCGGTGCTGGAAAAGAAGGAGGACATTCCCCTGGTGGGCTGCGACCTCTTCGTCAACGTGGCCGGGGGCATGCAGCTGTCCGAGCCCGCGTGCGATCTCGCCGTCTGCGCGGCGCTCGTCTCCAGCCTCCAGAACCGGCCGTTGGATCCCCACACCCTGGTGCTGGGCGAGGTGGGACTGGCAGGCGAGGTGCGCGCCGTGGGGCAGGTGGAGCCCCGGCTGGCCGAGGCGGCGAAGATGGGCTTCCAGCGCGTGGTGCTCCCCTCGGGCAGCGCCCGGCGCCTGGAGGAGACGAAGCTCAAGGTGGTGGGCGTGGAGACACTCGGCGAGGCCTTGAGCGCCATGTTCGACTAA
- a CDS encoding GlsB/YeaQ/YmgE family stress response membrane protein, with the protein MSIIAFLVIGLLAGLIARALMPGNQSMGLLATTLLGIAGSFVGGFIGSFFNSDGRVMDLHPSGLIFSVIGAMLVLLLVSFAGRSRRVRV; encoded by the coding sequence ATGAGTATTATCGCGTTTCTGGTGATCGGTCTTCTGGCGGGGTTGATTGCGCGTGCGCTCATGCCGGGCAATCAGTCCATGGGGCTCCTGGCCACCACGCTGCTCGGTATCGCGGGCTCCTTCGTGGGCGGCTTCATCGGCTCCTTCTTCAACAGCGATGGCCGCGTGATGGACCTGCACCCCTCGGGGCTCATCTTCTCGGTGATTGGCGCCATGCTGGTGCTGTTGCTGGTGAGCTTCGCGGGCCGCAGCAGGCGTGTGCGCGTCTGA
- the bioB gene encoding biotin synthase BioB, giving the protein MSDAAESFHGHAHFAAPPAGLSVRHDWTLEEVRALYTLPLLELVHKAQTVHRAVFQDNKVQLCSLLSIKTGGCSEDCSYCPQAARYKTGVKAEKLMAVQEVLTAAGKARAAGATRFCMGAAWREVKDGPQFDSVLEMVKGVKALGMEACATLGMLTESQAQRLRAAGLSAYNHNLDTSAEHYGDIISTRTYEDRLNTLERVRQAGISVCSGGIIGLGESVEDRCKLLLTLANQEVHPESVPINALVPVEGTPLAGQKRVETVDMVRTIATARLLMPQAMVRLSAGRQQMNEEAQLLCMLAGANSLFFGEKLLTTGNPEYTQDMALLEKAGIQPLAPNVSRE; this is encoded by the coding sequence ATGTCCGACGCCGCCGAGTCCTTCCACGGCCACGCCCACTTCGCCGCCCCGCCCGCGGGCCTCTCCGTCCGCCACGACTGGACGCTGGAGGAGGTGCGCGCCCTCTACACGCTGCCGCTGCTGGAGCTGGTCCACAAGGCGCAGACCGTCCACCGGGCGGTGTTCCAGGACAACAAGGTGCAGCTCTGCTCGCTGCTGTCCATCAAGACGGGCGGCTGCTCCGAGGACTGCTCGTATTGCCCCCAGGCCGCGCGCTACAAGACGGGCGTCAAGGCCGAGAAGCTGATGGCGGTGCAAGAGGTGCTGACGGCGGCCGGCAAGGCCCGCGCCGCGGGGGCCACGCGCTTCTGCATGGGCGCCGCCTGGCGCGAGGTGAAGGACGGGCCCCAGTTCGACAGCGTCCTGGAGATGGTGAAGGGCGTGAAGGCCCTGGGCATGGAGGCGTGCGCCACGCTGGGCATGCTCACCGAGAGCCAGGCCCAGCGCCTGCGCGCCGCGGGCCTGTCCGCCTACAACCACAACCTGGACACCTCCGCCGAGCACTACGGGGACATCATCTCCACGCGCACCTACGAGGACCGGCTCAACACCCTGGAGCGGGTGCGCCAGGCGGGCATCTCCGTGTGCTCGGGGGGCATCATCGGCCTGGGCGAGTCCGTGGAGGACCGCTGCAAGCTGCTGCTCACCCTGGCCAACCAGGAGGTGCACCCCGAGTCGGTGCCCATCAACGCGCTCGTCCCGGTGGAGGGCACGCCGCTGGCCGGGCAGAAGCGCGTGGAGACCGTGGACATGGTGCGCACCATCGCCACCGCGCGCCTGCTCATGCCCCAGGCCATGGTGCGCCTGTCGGCGGGCCGCCAGCAGATGAACGAGGAGGCGCAGCTGCTGTGCATGCTCGCGGGCGCCAACTCGCTCTTCTTCGGGGAGAAGCTGCTCACCACCGGCAACCCCGAGTACACCCAGGACATGGCCCTGCTGGAGAAGGCGGGCATCCAGCCCCTGGCCCCCAACGTGTCGCGCGAGTGA
- the bioF gene encoding 8-amino-7-oxononanoate synthase: MSRASESAPRPEGEGTATAWARQELESLLARGLRRSLEPLESPQGPLVRVGGEVLINFASNDYLGLAASPTLRAAAAAALEQYGVGTGASRLVVGDTRAHQRLEARLAAFERAEAVLLFNTGFAANTGILPALVGAGDAVFSDALNHASLVDGCRLSRARTVVYPHADAGALARALKETPARRKLVVTDTVFSMDGDHAPLAELVAVCREEGAALLVDEAHATGVLGPRGAGLCEELGLSGQVDLRMGTLSKAFGALGAYVATSRPVVELLLNRARPFVFSTSLPAALCAAAEAAVDMVEGDVPLREKLWRNIRRFSEGLRALGFPAEPRSAIFPVLLGEPEHALAAARHCRERGLLVKAIRPPTVPEGTSRLRFCLSAAHTEGHIDAALDVLRGLRGSIHG, from the coding sequence GTGAGCCGGGCGTCCGAATCCGCGCCCCGGCCCGAAGGGGAGGGGACGGCCACCGCCTGGGCCCGGCAGGAGCTGGAGTCCCTGTTGGCCCGGGGGCTGCGCCGCTCGCTGGAGCCGCTGGAGTCCCCCCAGGGGCCCCTGGTGCGCGTGGGCGGCGAGGTGCTCATCAACTTCGCCTCCAACGACTACCTGGGCCTGGCCGCGTCCCCCACGCTGCGCGCCGCCGCCGCCGCCGCCCTGGAGCAGTACGGCGTGGGCACCGGGGCCAGCCGCCTGGTGGTGGGCGACACCAGGGCCCATCAGCGCCTGGAGGCCCGGCTGGCCGCCTTCGAGCGCGCCGAGGCCGTCCTCCTGTTCAACACCGGCTTCGCCGCCAACACCGGCATCCTCCCGGCCCTGGTGGGCGCGGGGGACGCCGTCTTCTCCGACGCGCTCAACCACGCCTCGCTCGTGGACGGCTGCCGTCTGTCCCGCGCCCGCACCGTCGTCTACCCGCACGCGGACGCCGGGGCCCTGGCCCGCGCGCTGAAGGAGACGCCCGCGCGCCGCAAGCTCGTCGTCACCGACACCGTCTTCTCCATGGACGGAGACCACGCCCCGCTGGCCGAGCTGGTGGCCGTCTGCCGGGAGGAGGGGGCCGCACTCCTGGTGGATGAAGCCCACGCCACGGGTGTATTGGGGCCCCGGGGGGCTGGGCTCTGCGAGGAGCTGGGCCTGAGCGGGCAGGTGGACCTGCGCATGGGCACGCTGAGCAAGGCCTTCGGGGCCCTGGGGGCCTATGTGGCCACCTCGCGCCCCGTGGTGGAGCTGCTCCTCAACCGGGCCCGTCCCTTCGTCTTCTCCACCTCGCTGCCGGCGGCCCTCTGCGCCGCCGCCGAGGCGGCCGTGGACATGGTGGAGGGGGACGTGCCCCTGCGCGAGAAGCTCTGGCGCAACATCCGCCGCTTCTCGGAAGGGCTGCGCGCCCTGGGGTTTCCCGCCGAGCCGCGCAGCGCCATCTTCCCCGTCCTCCTGGGCGAGCCGGAGCACGCGCTGGCGGCCGCCCGGCACTGCCGGGAGCGGGGCCTCTTGGTGAAGGCCATCCGCCCGCCCACCGTGCCCGAGGGCACCAGCCGCCTGCGCTTCTGCCTCTCCGCCGCGCACACCGAGGGGCACATCGACGCGGCGCTGGACGTTCTGCGCGGCCTGCGAGGAAGCATCCATGGCTAA
- the bioD gene encoding dethiobiotin synthase translates to MAKPFQLFVTGTDTGVGKTQASCALLSLLADAGLAPQGFKPYESGCARLAEPADTLAMRAAARSQLPVEALCPHRFRAPLAPGIAAHRLGREPDWNTTLAAWERLRHGAAIVEGAGGLFVPIDSQRDIMDLIAALGLPVLLVARAGLGTLNHTALSLRALAGRGVTVSAVLLSRSTPAKDSSERDNRQWLEARHGVRVLGPVPYLKDPRRRHAAFREALGPLVPHRARGR, encoded by the coding sequence ATGGCTAAACCCTTTCAGCTCTTCGTGACGGGGACGGACACCGGCGTGGGGAAGACGCAGGCCTCGTGCGCGCTGCTGTCGCTGCTGGCCGACGCGGGGCTGGCGCCCCAGGGCTTCAAGCCCTACGAGAGCGGCTGCGCGCGCCTGGCCGAGCCGGCCGACACGCTCGCCATGCGCGCGGCGGCCCGGAGCCAGCTGCCCGTGGAGGCGCTCTGTCCGCACCGGTTCCGGGCGCCGCTCGCCCCCGGCATCGCCGCGCACCGCCTGGGCCGGGAGCCGGACTGGAACACCACCCTGGCGGCCTGGGAGCGCCTGCGCCACGGCGCCGCCATCGTCGAGGGGGCGGGCGGTCTTTTTGTTCCCATCGACTCCCAACGCGACATCATGGACCTGATCGCCGCGCTGGGGCTGCCCGTGTTGCTCGTGGCCCGGGCGGGCCTGGGCACCCTCAACCATACAGCCCTGTCGCTGCGGGCCCTGGCCGGGCGCGGCGTGACGGTGAGCGCGGTGCTGCTCAGCCGGAGCACGCCCGCGAAGGACTCCTCCGAGCGTGACAACCGCCAGTGGCTGGAGGCGCGCCACGGTGTCCGGGTGCTGGGTCCGGTGCCCTACCTGAAGGATCCGCGGCGGCGCCACGCGGCTTTCCGCGAGGCCCTGGGTCCGTTGGTGCCCCATCGCGCGCGAGGCCGGTAA
- a CDS encoding pyridoxal phosphate-dependent aminotransferase, with protein MSGFSARTGFSRTWNALSQALAGRQARGLPWVDLTGSNPTRVGLPTLDPGLLATPGAFTYAPDPLGLRSAREAVAAHLALRGAPVHAGHVLLSASTSEAYAWLFKLLCEPGDNVLVPAPSYPLFEHLARLEGVEVRPYRLPRAHGFGLDVGAVAAARDARSRAVLVVNPGNPTGHYLHEGELAALSGLCADAGLALLSDEVFSDYAWAPGPDRVPTVAGRTLPMLTFSLSGLSKVAGLPGLKLGWTHVGGPAEARDEALARLEWVADTFLSVSTPVQQALPSLLAHVPRFQEALRARLRENRRRLVVARPRGASWDVVPAQGGWSAVLRIPLEPGEEATCLALLEAGVGVQPGYFYDFAGGAFLVLSLLPPPEVFASALGPLVSVLAAQSS; from the coding sequence GTGAGCGGCTTCTCCGCGCGCACCGGCTTCTCCCGGACGTGGAATGCCCTGTCCCAGGCCCTGGCCGGACGCCAGGCCCGGGGGTTGCCCTGGGTGGATCTCACCGGGAGCAACCCCACCCGCGTGGGCCTGCCCACGCTGGACCCGGGCCTGCTGGCCACGCCGGGGGCCTTCACCTACGCGCCCGACCCCCTGGGCCTGCGCTCCGCGCGCGAGGCCGTGGCGGCCCACCTGGCCCTCCGGGGCGCCCCCGTCCACGCCGGGCACGTGCTCTTGTCCGCGAGCACGAGCGAGGCCTACGCGTGGCTCTTCAAGCTGCTGTGCGAGCCGGGGGACAACGTGCTCGTCCCGGCCCCCAGCTACCCCCTCTTCGAGCACCTGGCCCGCCTGGAAGGCGTGGAGGTGAGGCCCTACCGCCTGCCCCGCGCGCACGGCTTTGGCCTGGACGTGGGGGCGGTGGCCGCGGCCCGGGATGCGCGCAGCCGGGCGGTGCTCGTCGTCAACCCGGGCAACCCCACCGGCCACTACCTGCACGAGGGCGAGCTGGCGGCCCTCTCGGGGCTGTGCGCGGACGCGGGCCTGGCGCTGCTCAGTGACGAGGTGTTCTCGGACTACGCCTGGGCGCCCGGGCCGGACCGGGTGCCCACGGTGGCGGGGCGGACGCTGCCCATGCTCACCTTCAGCCTTTCGGGGCTCTCCAAGGTGGCGGGGCTGCCCGGCCTCAAGCTGGGCTGGACGCACGTGGGCGGGCCCGCGGAGGCCCGGGACGAGGCGCTGGCGAGGCTCGAATGGGTGGCGGACACCTTTCTGTCCGTGAGCACGCCGGTGCAGCAGGCCCTGCCCTCGCTCCTGGCGCACGTGCCCCGCTTCCAGGAGGCGCTGCGCGCGCGCCTGCGGGAGAACCGGCGGCGCCTGGTGGTGGCCCGGCCCCGGGGGGCGTCCTGGGACGTGGTGCCCGCGCAGGGCGGGTGGAGCGCGGTGCTGCGCATTCCCCTGGAGCCCGGGGAGGAGGCCACGTGCCTGGCGCTCCTCGAGGCGGGGGTGGGCGTCCAGCCGGGCTACTTCTACGACTTCGCGGGCGGGGCGTTCCTGGTGCTCTCGCTGCTGCCCCCGCCCGAGGTGTTCGCCTCCGCGCTGGGCCCGCTCGTCTCGGTGCTGGCCGCTCAGTCCTCGTAG